Below is a window of Streptomyces spongiicola DNA.
AGATGTCCACCCCTCGGGAGTCCGCGTAGCGGACGAGGTCCAGCACCTGCCCGACCGCGGGCGTCGGGTACTCCCAGAAGTAGTGGAAGTCCGTCTCCAGCGAGGTGTTGTCGATGTCCAGCACCATCGCCAGCCGCTCGCCGGAGGCTCCGGCCGTGCGCTGCTCGACGTAGGGGCGGGCGTCGGCGAGGGCCGCCGTGACGTCCCGCCGCCAGGTGGCGTAGTCGACGCCCGCCAGTCCGGCGGCGGTGAGGTCGGCCGTCCTCGGGGTGTGGGTGCCTCCCGCGGTCGCGGCCGGGTACGGGGCCGGGGAAGTCGCCGAGGAGGCCGCTGAAGCCGCCGCACTCGCCGATACCGCGGCACTCGCCGGTGTCGCCGGTGTCGCCGGGATCGCGGGGATCGCCGGGATCGCCTGGGTCGCGGGGACCGCCGGGGCCGCTGAAATCCCGGCGGCGGGCGAGGTCCTCGGGGCGGTGGGCGAGGTCCTCGGGGCGGTGCTCGCGGTGCCGGCCGAGGCCGTGGCAGCCATGGTGGCGGTGAGGGTCAGCGCGCCTGCCGCGACCGCGGCGCGGGTGGTCCATCTGCGTACATGCATGGGGGGTTCGCTCCTGGGGGAGGTCCGGTGGACGCCCGTCGGCCGGGGAGCACCGAGGGCCTCGGCATGTTCGCGTTCAACGATGGACGGAACGGAGCGTTCCATCCACCCCCTGGCAACCATGCGATGGCGGAAGGGGATTCGGCCCCGCGGCCGCCCGTACCGCGTGCCGGCCGCGCTATCCGGAGAGGAGCGCCCAGAAGTGTTCCGCGATCCGGTCGAGGAAGTCCCGTCCCGACTTCCCCGAGCCGGCCGAGGCGCCCCAGCTGGAGGTAGCGGCCATCCGCGCATGGTAGTCCGCGTGCAGCCGCTGCAAAGCGTCCTCGAGCCGCCGCCGGGGCAGGGGCAGCATCTTCGCCACCGGGCGTACATACGCCTGCCACCGCGTGGTCGCCGCGCTGCGCAGCAGCTCCGCCAGCTCCTCGCCGCGCCCGGTGGCGGTCAGCAGCTCGCGCGGGGTCAGCGACAGCGTCTCGGCGAGCGCGGCGGTCTGCCGCTCGTTTCCGCGCCATCGGCCGGCGTCCTCCATGCGCCGGTACGTCGACGGGTCCATGCCCACCCGGCGGGCGAGTTCCTCCGGGTCCAGGGCGCGGGCGATCCGGTGCTCGCGCAGGCTCTGGGGCATGCCCAGCAGCTCGCCGGGCGAGCACCACAGCACTCCCGCGAGCGCGGTCAGTTCCCGGGACTCCGGCGCCTGGAGTCCCCGTTCCCAGGCGACCACGGTGTCCGGGGCGACGTGGAGTCCGTACTGGGCCCGGAGCCCGTAGGCGACATGGCCCGGCGCCATCCCCAGGGCCTCGCGCAGTCGGCGGGCGGCAGGAGCGTTGAAAGGCGGGGTGGAGTGCACGCGCACACCGTAGGAGCGGAGTGTCACTGCCGCCTACGGTGCGTTTGCACAAGGCGGGATCTCGTAGGAAGGTCCAGCGGGAGGCCCCGCCCGTCGACCCGCAGGATTCCCGTCGACCGTCCTGACGGCTCCCGCACCCGGCACGCCATCCGCCGCACGCCGCGCCCGCGCCGTGCCCCTGCCGTCCGGCCTCCTCACCGGCCTCCCGCATCCGCCCCTGCCCCTGCCCCTGCCGAGCCCACAGCAGCCGAGCCCGTGCTCCCGCCGCGCGTTACCGCTGCCGCGTGCTCCCGCTGCCGATGCGGTCCGCCGGCGCGCGACGGCCGGACCGCCCGGCGCCGGCTGCGCGGCTGGCTCCGTCGTAGCGGTGCAGCCGTTGCCGGGGATGTCGGTGGCCCTGCCTGCGCTCCGGCCGCACGCCTTCCGCCGCACGCCGCGCCCGCGCCGTGCCCCTGCCGTGCCCCGCCGCCCGCGGGCGGCGGCGTCCGCTCAGCGGCCGGAGCGGATCCAGCGGTACTGCAACTCGGGCCGGCCGACCTGGCCGTACTGCGGGCTGCGCGCCGCCCGGCCCTCGGTGACGAGATGCTCCAGATAGCGGCGCGCGGTGATGCGCGAGATCCCCACCGCGGCACCGGCCCCGGTGGCGGTGAGGC
It encodes the following:
- a CDS encoding HAD family acid phosphatase; translated protein: MHVRRWTTRAAVAAGALTLTATMAATASAGTASTAPRTSPTAPRTSPAAGISAAPAVPATQAIPAIPAIPATPATPASAAVSASAAASAASSATSPAPYPAATAGGTHTPRTADLTAAGLAGVDYATWRRDVTAALADARPYVEQRTAGASGERLAMVLDIDNTSLETDFHYFWEYPTPAVGQVLDLVRYADSRGVDIFFVTARPGIIETLTSYNLRKAGFPVDGLHVRGLPDLFDEVSAYKTGKRKEIEAKGYTIIANVGNRSSDLAGGHAERTFKLPDYGGKLS
- a CDS encoding helix-turn-helix domain-containing protein, whose translation is MAPGHVAYGLRAQYGLHVAPDTVVAWERGLQAPESRELTALAGVLWCSPGELLGMPQSLREHRIARALDPEELARRVGMDPSTYRRMEDAGRWRGNERQTAALAETLSLTPRELLTATGRGEELAELLRSAATTRWQAYVRPVAKMLPLPRRRLEDALQRLHADYHARMAATSSWGASAGSGKSGRDFLDRIAEHFWALLSG